From the genome of Bos javanicus breed banteng chromosome 23, ARS-OSU_banteng_1.0, whole genome shotgun sequence:
gaaaatggtgacccactccagtattcttgcctgggaaatcctgtggatagaggagcctagcggactacagtctatggggtcgcaagagtcagacacgtcttaaTGACTAAACCTCCATAGGGATATATATAGGAAAAACTTAGTATATATAGAGTTTAGTACTCTCTGTGATTTCAGGTATCCATTGGGGGTTTTGGAACATACCCACACCCTGGATAAGGGAGGATTACTGTATGCAGAGAATATCTCTAATCTttggaaagcagagaagaaaatagTCCACGTTGCCTTAAGAAGGACACTAGGAGCCCAATTTTGTATCACATGCATTTGTTACTATTCAAATAGAAAAgagcatttattttgaaaatattcgcTGATTGCATGGTTCTTTCCTGATTTTATGTCTGGGCGCACCTTTATTGTAAAGTACTTCAGCAAAAAAATGAACTGGCATTCAAATAAACTGCCTGACCATGGCCATGTTAATTATACAAGGACTCTTCTAAGCAAACATTTTCAAGCACATATTTGGAAACTGTGCTGTTCAACactgtaaaaataaagataaatgggaCAAAACTGGAGCCCTCGTGGAAGGGGAAGatagggaggagaggaggaaggaaaggagactgTTTGGTGCCCCTGGAATGTCTCTTCGTGTAGCCGTTTAATTTTGCTGCTCTTTGTCTTTAGGAAATAGGGTTGGGTCTTATCCCTTGCCTTGATGAGTCTTAGAAATCAACTAGGGGACACATCTTATAAACCAACTCTGTATGTTTCATACTAGACAAAGTGCTAACTACTTCAGTGGTAGCATCTTCATCTTTCTGCTCCTCTgaagctctttcactctctctggTCCTTCATTCCAAGAAGGCTTAGCTGAGATCCTGGGTAGTTGGCTTTTCATGTCTGCTTGGTTTGAGGTCATTTAAAGGACATTGAAAATGGAACAGATAATGCAGCTTAGATGCTGAGATTCCCAAATATTGTGGGGGGAAAAAGAGCAGAGGAAATTGCCTGCCACAGGTTGGACAAGTTTTCAATCCTCACTGTGGAGCACTCTAGTACTCCTGAAGTCTACTCTAGTACTCCTGAGGACTCCCTTAGTACTCCAGCACCCCTGAAGACTCCTCTAATACTCCTATAGTACTAGAGTGGAGGAGGACAGGCCAAGATTTTACTCACATTAAGAAATAAGTCTTGCCTTCTGCTTGCCATTGTCATTCTGACTTATCTGTGGTTGCCTTTTGAAAACTACTTCCTACAGAAATTCTTCCAACTATCCCCTCCAGCTTTTTAAATGGCTATAAAAGATTTCAGCCATTTTTCTCCCCcagttttgttgagatataattttattgatataattgacaaataacattgtataagtttaaagtgtacaccATAATGCCCTGATACATGCATATACTGCAAAATGTTTACCACATTACGAGTGGTTAATATTCATCACCAGACAGttatagctttttttcccttGCAATACTTTTTAAGCTCTATTCtcttaactttcaaatatatggtACAGTCTTGTTAACTATGGCACAGACTTGCTAACAGTCATGTTGTACCTCACATCTCCAGGacttatttatattaaaactgGAAGTTTCTACCTCTTGATCACTTTCACCCAGTTttcccacccctcaccctccGCCTCTGAaaatcacaaatctgatctctatTTCTTATAAATCTGGGTATTTtaatattccacatgtaagcaagatcatacaatatttgtttttctctttctggcttagcataatgccctcaaggtccatccatattgttgcaaatgacttgatttccttcttttttacagctcaatggtatatatatatatatttgtatatatatacatgcaccacattttctttgcCCGTGCACCTGTCTTGGgtcgcttccatgtcttggctactgtaaatgatGCTGCAGTGAGCACAGTGGTGCAGATGTCTCTTCAGGATAGTGATTTGGTTTCATTCCGTTATtcgtctaggagtgggattactggatcatctGGTATAGTTCTACTTTTGatcttttgaggaacctccatactgttttccacagtggctgtaccaaatGACACTCCCgccagcagtgcacaagggttctgaTTTGGATCATCTTAAAGGACAGAGGTTTAGAAGCATCTCATTGTTGCAGTGATCCAAACCCAGGCACCCCATTTCTTCATCAAAATCCCATTTGTTGCTCTTGCCAGGCAGGGCATATTGATGATAAGGCTGAGAGGTGTGGGTGAGGAGAAGAGGGTCTTCCTGGGGTGAATGGCATGTGGTGGGAGGGTGGTAGCTGTTAAAATCCACAGGCACCTTCTCTTCATAAAGTTCACCCCCTTGATTTGGCCATATGGGTGGATAGCTGGATTTGACTGCTGGTGGTTCCACTGGAACCGGCTGGTGGAAGGGTTCTGAAGAGCTCTGGGAAGGGGAGAAGTCGTAGGGCCAGCTGGTCAGAGGAAACGGGTAACTGGGGCAACTATTGTCATTCAGAGGACTTCGTCCCAAAGCCACATTCTTATTCCATGTCTGCAGATCACTGTAATCAGAGAAGACTCCAGAGATGGAGGGCTGGAGCAGGTCTCCACTGCTGGAGACCCGACTGTGGGACAAATCCCATTTGTCGTAGAGCTGAGGGGGGCCCAGAGTGGGAGTGAGGTTTGCCAGCTCAGAGGTACCCCCCAAACCATAGCTCTCGGTGAAGGATGAGCCGTCATTCCATGCCTTCTGCTGGGGAGTGTAACCTATCACGTGTCCGCTGTAACCAGGAGGCAGTTGGACAGCTTCCTGGAAAGACCAAGTTAAATTTTCCCAACTTTGTGTTTCACCTGGAAGAGGCTGGAAAGACAAAAGCTCGTGTTAATAAGTTAAACTCACCCTCCTACCCCAGGCACTCATGAGTGACCCTGCACAAGTAAGTGCTCTGTGCATTTTCCTCATTCCCTACATACTCGAAGCACAAACACACTTAGGGCTTTGCACAAGCACACAAGGCCTGCAAGAACTCAAGGCTGCTGCCATTTCAACGCGAAATCTGACCAACCAGGAAGGGCTGCATGGCCCTTCTTTTACTTGAACGGAGAATGTTTAGAACATTCCACCTCAAATGCAAATCTGAAACCCTGATTGCCTCTGTGAGAAACTTGTAAGGGGCTATGTAAGACAAATCAAACCACAGCTTCAGAGTTTTACATTATCCTCAGAGGAATCTCAACTTCCTCCTTGacttctctactttttaatggattccaagagtttattttttttctcaaaactcCAAGCTCACTTTGTTGAATCACAGACCTCTGGCATATGATGTGGTCAACTTCTTTTTCTAAATGGAGAAAGTATATCATTCTCCAGTTAATCAcaagaaaagaatctgcttgaggACTAAGTTATCTTCTTGTTTATGTAAAACTATTGACTAatagggctttcttggtggctcagtggtaaagaatgtgcctgccaatgcaggagacgcaagttggacccctgggttgagaagatctcctgggaaagaaatggcaacccactccatagtcttgcctggaaaatgctatggacagaggagcctggcaggccacagtccatggagtcacaaaagagtcggacacaacttagcaactacacaaccaCAACAACTGAGGAATAAGAGGATGGAGTTGGAAAGACCGACCAGGAAGGATGAGTGAGAAGAAACCTCCTGCAACTTCTGCCAGGGTTGGTAGGTGGGATAAGGGACCCGTTGCTGGGATTCAGGGGCTCCTATTTCCCTGAAATTGTGACTCAAATTATGACTTTTTTCCCTTAAGGTACATTAGAACCTCCAAGGATGGACTGGCTCAATTTCTGTACTCCTGAAACGTGGACCATTGACCAGTAGAAAAAGTATGCTGCATgcttgttcagtcacttcagttgtgtccacctctttgtgaccttatggactctagcccaccaggctcctctgttcatgggattctccaggcaagaatactggaatgagttgccatgccctcctccaggggatcttccccaccccaggattgaacctgcatctcttgtgcctcctgcattggcaggcgggatctttaccactagcagcacctgggaagcctaggaaAAAGTATAGGAATTAGTAAAACACTATTAAGCAGACAAACCCTACCTACAGTATAACACCCAGAAAGCCATGAACATCACAGCACAGTTTGACTGTGGGGAGAAGTGGGCATCCCCACGTCCCCAGATGACCACTGTTTTCAAAAACTGCCTGGTTGTTTCATCTTGGTGAAGTGCACGAAGGAAATCATtggctttgggggagaatgaagaAGTATGAGGCTCAGATTTTATGCAGatcatttctttttggttctaGCAGAAATACAGAGAGTGCCAAACACAGGTTAAGTACTAATTCAGGTCTCTTTTTAACTATAGTAGGGAAGATGATTCTGAAATTATATGGACTTTATGGTTGAGGGCATGCTACAAGGATGGTAGACATTAAGAGGAAAAGTATTCATAGTCACATATTCAGTTTCTTTGCCAGATGCTAGCTCATAGGTGAGCCTGAAGATATATGATTTGGGGCTCTCCTTTGTAGGTTCAAAGACCTGCTATAGATTCTGCCTAGGaatttgtgctcagtcgtgtctgacttgcaaccccatggactgcaccttctaggctcttctgtccatggaattttccaggtaggcatattggaatgcgttgccatttcctattccaggggatcttcctgacccaggggtagaacccatatctcttgggtctcctgtattagcagatggattctttaccactagcggcaTGTGGGAAGCCCTCATTTGTAGGTGATGACAGGGAAATCTACTGCTGCCACCACAGGGCTGGCAAGTCCCCATATATTTTGAAGATGCATGGAGCAAGGTTACCTTTATCTCTGGGCTCTGTTTCAGCTTCGAGGAGACTGAGGAAGACGCCGAGTGCGTTTTCTTCACTGCTCTTCTGGCCTCGGCTTCCAATTTGGTTTCTGGCTTTGGATGGTCATGCTCTCCCTTTGACTTAAAGGAGAAGAAGCAGTGAAATAAACAACTAGACGTACTTTATGGTATGTAAACTCTTATCCTGTTCTCTGCTGTCGGACTGGGTGCTGTTGCAGTTGACTGTTGTCACAAGATCAGAGCAACCTTTTAATATCCTCCCagggttggatagcatcactgattcaatggacatgaggttgagcaaactccgggagacagtgagggacagggaagcctggcatactatatgcagtccacggggttgaaaagagtcggacacaacttagtgactgaacaagaagccCACCAACCCGCCGGCCTTTGCTGATGGCACGCCTTCTTTGCACGGtgcctctccccagccctgccacGTCACATTCATAGTGATAATGAGTAACACTGATTATACATATTCTTGAATCTTCAGCGCAATGTTGTGAGGGCCACACCATTACCATCACCCCCAGCTTACAGAGTAGGAGGCGATGGAGGCATGGAGAGatttaccacctgggaaacctccaCCAGTAAAGTGGGGAAACTGGGATCCAGAGTGTGCCAGAGCCAGCCAGCTGGAGAGCCAACTGTTGGCCATTCAGGTATTTTGTGAGCTGGTTGTTAAAAATGGCTtgacactttgctgtacacctgaaattaacacaacactgtaaatcgacTAtgggtgtgcgtgcatgctcagtcatgtctgactctttgtgaccccatggaccactaggcttctctgtctatgggattttctaagcaagaatactggagtgggttgccgtttcctcctccaaggtaccttcctccagggatcaaacccatgtctcttgtgtctcctgctttggcaagcagcTTCtctaacactagcaccacctgggaagctccccacaaatcaactatactccaatagaattaaaatttttaaaaatatatttgttggaGATACTGAATGAACAAACAggaaagcaaggaaagaaaatttcaggTCATCCTGCGCAGTTCTACCAAAGAGATCTTTCCAGAGAATTTCTGTCAAGCTTAATATCTTCATTCTCTATTACCTTCAATATTAATTTTTGATATGCTTTTGCCATGAAACCCTGTGTTCAACCTTATGATCATGTAAGTATTATGAAAAAATGTATACTAAAATAATTAACTTAAAGAAAACCAACTTGAAATCACCCATGATGAAAATAGTTATATTCCAGAAGTTGGCAAACCCTGTACATTCAGAGCATTTTCTTTTCAGAGGCAGGTTTAGGAAGGACTCAGATCCAAACAGTCCAGCTCTCAGGGTCCATTGTTTCTACCACCTCCCTGGAGAGGACCCCTTAATACCACATTTTACCAAAAACTGGGGCTTAGGGGAGTAACGCAATGTGTCCACGTTTACTGGTCTGCGGAAGGCCAGTGCACGGGGGCTCATGTTGCCGACAGCATGTCACCCCCTTGGAACCTGGGCTCTGCCCTTGGATCCTCTCTCAAGGTTCAAGGTACAGACGTTCATTTGCCCAGAGGGCTCCCCCAGGGAGGGTGCAGACTCCCCTCCACTTGTGCCTCTCACGGAGGCAAGTCTCCCTCGTGCTCTGTGAACAGTTCTTGAAGTAAAGAGAAACGGAATCGCTAACGTAAATCCAACCTGGAAAAATATGAAGCGTCCGTCGTGCCTCCAGAAGTTGGTGACGGGAAAGCCCCCGTGGCCCCGGCAGGGAATGAGCTTCAGGGGCCCGTCGCAGTTGGGACAGCGTTTTCCTACAAAAGAGCAGAGGAAGGTGACCACGCCCGGCAGAGCCCGGCCAGCGGACCCCTGAGTCTGTGCAGCTCTGCCTGTGTCAGACTTGACTCCTGCACAGCAAAGAGTCCACCTGGGCACAGTTTCACAGACCTTCACCCACTGGGCATGACTCCTGGGCCTAGGAGACCAGACCACTAAAGCAGCCCAGGTCAGTCTCACAGGTGGTAGAGGAAGCAGTTACTTACTGAGAGGAATATTTTacaggttgggggtgggcagggggtgggagctcttttaagcaaaaaaaaaaaaaaaatccttctctcCTTATTTACCAATACTTCAAATTCTTTGTAAAGAGGAAAAAATCCTTTCACTTCACAATTTGAACTAAGGGTCAAGGAGCAAAACCACATGACAGAGAGAATGCAGCTGCTAAATTTCCACTAAAGTGTAAATGACTGATACCATCCTGCCCTGagagcaagtttggaaaacaaaagacaaggaaagaacttgaggtctgaagtgggcaATGCACAGGGAATGCTGAATGCATCTATTTCACAATCTGAtgaatatgataaaaaaaaatgaagaattagcATGTGATGATGGCCTGAACCTAAATGGCATGGAATTGAGCCTAACCTCATATTTAGTCCCGGGTCCCCTCTTCGGATCAAAACACTCACTGAGATCATTTGGGGGACCCCATTCCCCAAGGTGTAGGGTGGCAAGCCTGATGCACAACTTTCTCTTACACTATTCATGTATGTGACTGCACTGATGAATTATTGTTTGTCCCCTGAGTGATGCATCTTCCATTTAACAGAGGCCCCAAATCAGATCTTAACCCTGGGGAGCAGTGTTAGCGGTGGGTGCAGCGGGCACGGCAGATCTATGGGAATACAGGGGCCCCGGGGACTGGCTGGCTGTCCTTAAAATGATCTCTAGAAACAGCCCTGGTCTCCTCCACCCTCCCTTGGGAGGAGGGAGAACTTTAAGGCCCCTCAGGGCGGGAACACTACTCACTCTGCTGCTTCTGCCGGGCCTTGTCGCAGATGGCTGGCCTCAGGTAGACCTTGCGGCCCTCGGCGACCGAGCAGTCGCGGCCGCACACCACCACGCCCAGGCAGGACTTCTTGAGGATGCGGGAGTTGTGGTTGTTGGTGTTGCGCATGGCCCAGCTGCTCAGGTGGCGCTGTGCGTTCCTGTCGTCGGAGCTGTAGATGTGTTTCTCGTAGGCATCAGGCCACTCCTGGAACCAGTCCGTCTTTTTCACGTTCTGATGAAAACACAAAGGAGATTATTATAGTTTGAGCTGAAGTCACCACTGGGCATAAAGGTGGCCTGGTGCGCAGCTCTTCTGGGCGCTGTATCTCTGGCAAAGACCAAGCTGGATCTTaccacgtgatctgagcatgcaCAGCCTGGCtgcagccacgtgaccactgggTCCATCCCACATCTGCCCCCTGGACCAGAATGGCTTGTGATGCAGCCCTCTGCGCGACTGATGCTCCTCTAGCCTTTGGTGATGAGAGTGAGGACCACTGCTCACTGAGGATGTTGGAGGATGAAGCAACACAATGATACTCTTGCACAATGGCTGTGGACGGCACTGGGGCAGGGCAGTGGTGGTTAGCTTGTTGAGAAAGTGGAGAGTTTAATGCAAAACCACCTGAGAAACGCAGTGGAAGGCTGGAGAGCCGCTTCCTCCTCTGCGGAAACTCTCTCCCCTTTGCTCTACTCTCATGTTCGTGAACCTCAAACGGGGTGGAGGAGTAAGGACAAGTTGAGCTTGATTGAAAACTTTCATGTTCCTGCCCGGGACTGACACAGTTCCCTGCCCATGGATACCCAACTAAACAAAACTCTCCTCTTTAAGTGGGCAGGGACACGGGACACTTAATCCTCATAGCATAAGTTATTTGactttctgtgcctctgtttcttcatgtgTATAATAGAAATAACCAGACCTACCTACCTCGAGTGGGTCTGAGAGTTACATAGGATAACATATCAAAAGTACTTAGCACATCACCTAGCAGGCAGGGAGCTCTGGCTGAATGTTAGTGAAGTTATGGCACATGGCCACGTTTGGCCAGTTCTTAGAGTGAGAATCATTAGCAATTTCAGTGGTCAAACTTAAGCAGTGCCCATTCTTGCAGCTTCCAGAGACTTGGTATAAGAAACATTTTCAACAAGAAGCTTCTGGAAGGTTAGGGTTTAGATTCTAGAAGCTCCAGAAGGGTGCTTCTCCTTTGCTCCTCAAGCAAGAAAACATAGCATAGAAtgtgagaaaggaaaaacaagacgTTTGAGAAGGAGAAGCAAACATCAGGATGGAAGGGCAGCTCCAGGAGGTCATGTCTCTCCAAGTTGGAGTTCAAGCGTAGAAGACGCCAAAGAACTTTGTAACATGCGATTCTGGGTAGGCAGCTGTCTCTGAAGCCTCATTTTGTTCTTCTCTTAAATGGGGATATTGATAAAACACTCTCCACAAAAGTACTTGGAAAAGCAGATGTGTTGTAAACtaagttttatattattaatGATAGTTGTCATTTGTATGGAATTTCATGGAGATTGAAATGGGtctgaggaaataaaaatgagaggTTTTATGTACATGAGAGGTAGTACTAATTAACAGTGAAGAGCTAGGATCTGCAAGCTAGGACCATGGGCCAAATCCAgtccagtgtcttttttttttaaatatatttatttatttggctgcatcaggtcttagttttgacatgtgaactcttagttgcagtatgtgggatctagtttcctgaccagggatcgaacccaagcccctgctgtgggagcacagagtcttagccactggaccaccaggaatgtcCCCAGTGCCTGTTTtcgtaaataaagttttattggaatccAGCCATGTTCATTCATATGTGTTGTCTGTGAAGACGTTTACACACCATGACAGAGTCCAGTAGGTGCAGTCAAGACTGTATGACCCACAAAACCTAAActgtttactatctggcccttcacAGAGAGCTTGTCCACTGCTAGCAGGAGCACAGCTTGTGGAGGCACTCGGCCAGGGTGCGGGCCTTACCCTGAGAGGGTTCCTTCCTGCGCAGGGCTCCACTTTCTGCTCTGTGAGATGGGGGCCGTGCGAGTACCTGCCCGACAGGGATGTTTGAAGACTGAACAGGTTACCATACACAGAACATTCAAAATAGTGCTTGCTActcacagcagccaagacatggaagcaacctcagtgtccactgacagatggatggataaagaagttgtagtacataCATATCATGGaatattcagccatgaaaaggaatgaaataacaccatttgcggcagcgtggatggacctagagatgatcatactaagttgAAGCaagtaaaaaaaagacaaatatcatatcgcttatatgtagaatctaaaaaaaaaaaaaagatacagggaATTgacttgtggtccagtggttaggactctgtgctttcattgctgaGGCCCTGGGCTCattccctggtcaagaaactaggaTCCTGAAAGTTGTGTgcagcagggggaaaaaaaaggaaaaaaaaattttaatgatacaAACGAATTTATCTacgaaataaaaataaagtcacagacatagaaaacaaacttatgcttaccaaagaggaaagcagagagggctaaattaggagtttggagttagcagatgcaaactactatatatgtaaaatatactaaaaagaaaaaaaaaaaggtcttactgtatagcacagggacgtCTATTTGATTTCCTGtaataaaccgtaatggaaaggaatatggaaaagaatatatattgataaatgtataactgaatcactttgctgtataccagaaactaaagCAACGTGGCAAATctactatacatcaataaaaaataaagccagtacctggcacacagcaagttcCACATCAGTGTTAGCTGTTAGTCTTCTGATCTTGGGCAACACACA
Proteins encoded in this window:
- the GCM1 gene encoding chorion-specific transcription factor GCMa, with protein sequence FHQNVKKTDWFQEWPDAYEKHIYSSDDRNAQRHLSSWAMRNTNNHNSRILKKSCLGVVVCGRDCSVAEGRKVYLRPAICDKARQKQQRKRCPNCDGPLKLIPCRGHGGFPVTNFWRHDGRFIFFQSKGEHDHPKPETKLEAEARRAVKKTHSASSSVSSKLKQSPEIKPLPGETQSWENLTWSFQEAVQLPPGYSGHVIGYTPQQKAWNDGSSFTESYGLGGTSELANLTPTLGPPQLYDKWDLSHSRVSSSGDLLQPSISGVFSDYSDLQTWNKNVALGRSPLNDNSCPSYPFPLTSWPYDFSPSQSSSEPFHQPVPVEPPAVKSSYPPIWPNQGGELYEEKVPVDFNSYHPPTTCHSPQEDPLLLTHTSQPYHQYALPGKSNKWDFDEEMGCLGLDHCNNEMLLNLCPLR